A stretch of Chitinophaga caeni DNA encodes these proteins:
- a CDS encoding zinc-binding dehydrogenase: MCNPSPAYATSMVFSDVGKPLEAVTIPIPTTSNEEVLVKIEYTTICTSDVHTYLGRRHGPMPCVLGHEIIGRITAKGTGIDTDFAGENLQVGDLVTWCVYAFDPHGNTMALRGMPQKSPGLYKYGHQEFTLEDGLNGGFSTHCVLKKGTAIFKLPGSLTPREAAPINCTHATIAGALRLAGNVKNKNVLVTGCGMLGLSACAMSKEAAAAKVVAMDINRGRLEMATRFGAENTPVTKEFDIVIDTTGVPAVMERGLSCLNTGGTAVWVGAVYSQPATLVNAEMIVKNLLTIKGLHNYTPDDLAQAINFIKKHRRKYPFDGLVGKEFPLEQIDEALQQATRGQYYRLGICS; this comes from the coding sequence ATGTGTAATCCAAGCCCTGCATATGCAACCTCGATGGTATTTAGCGACGTAGGAAAACCATTAGAAGCGGTAACGATACCCATCCCAACCACCTCGAACGAAGAAGTGCTGGTTAAAATAGAATACACCACGATCTGCACGAGCGATGTCCATACTTACCTCGGAAGACGTCATGGCCCCATGCCTTGCGTTTTGGGACATGAAATTATCGGTAGAATTACCGCGAAAGGAACGGGCATAGATACCGACTTCGCAGGTGAAAATTTGCAGGTTGGCGACCTGGTTACCTGGTGCGTGTATGCATTCGATCCCCATGGAAACACGATGGCCTTGAGGGGCATGCCGCAAAAATCACCGGGCTTATATAAATATGGACATCAAGAATTTACCTTGGAAGATGGATTGAACGGGGGTTTCTCAACGCATTGTGTATTGAAAAAAGGGACGGCCATTTTCAAATTACCGGGGAGCCTAACACCCCGGGAGGCGGCCCCGATCAACTGCACCCATGCTACTATAGCCGGGGCCCTTCGCCTTGCAGGAAATGTGAAAAACAAAAATGTGCTGGTTACCGGATGCGGCATGCTTGGCCTTTCAGCATGTGCAATGTCCAAAGAAGCTGCGGCGGCCAAGGTGGTAGCGATGGATATTAACCGGGGAAGATTGGAAATGGCTACAAGATTCGGTGCAGAAAACACCCCGGTTACCAAAGAATTTGATATCGTAATTGATACAACCGGCGTTCCCGCCGTAATGGAAAGAGGCTTATCGTGTTTAAATACAGGGGGAACCGCCGTTTGGGTGGGCGCTGTATATTCCCAACCTGCCACCCTTGTAAATGCTGAAATGATCGTTAAAAATTTATTAACTATTAAAGGTCTTCATAACTACACGCCGGATGACTTGGCCCAAGCCATAAACTTTATAAAAAAACATCGACGAAAATATCCTTTTGACGGCTTAGTAGGCAAGGAATTTCCTTTGGAGCAAATTGACGAAGCTTTGCAGCAAGCGACGCGGGGACAATATTACAGGCTGGGAATCTGTTCTTAA
- a CDS encoding DinB family protein has product MKIIYTSLLLAFVTFLCSSKAQAQQKDSLLSQLSVKWQNATGYALKMAELMPEEYYDFKPVPEQMSFKEQMVHIAQNIQWLSNSYLMNGGTVPKLDAENLDKAGVIQVLKDAYASGLKAHQQLQASELDDIVKFFAGPKTKRQILILLHDHQSHHLGQVIVYLRLKGIKPPPYIGW; this is encoded by the coding sequence ATGAAGATCATTTATACAAGTCTCCTACTCGCCTTTGTTACGTTTTTATGCAGTAGTAAGGCGCAGGCGCAGCAAAAAGACAGCCTATTGAGCCAGCTTTCCGTAAAGTGGCAAAACGCAACGGGTTACGCGTTAAAAATGGCGGAATTAATGCCGGAGGAATATTACGATTTCAAACCGGTGCCAGAACAAATGAGCTTTAAAGAACAAATGGTACATATCGCCCAAAATATACAATGGCTTTCCAACAGTTATTTAATGAATGGCGGGACTGTTCCTAAACTCGATGCCGAAAATCTTGATAAAGCCGGTGTGATCCAAGTGTTGAAAGATGCTTATGCCAGCGGACTGAAAGCACATCAACAATTGCAAGCCTCCGAACTTGATGACATCGTGAAGTTCTTCGCGGGACCTAAAACAAAGCGGCAGATACTGATACTCTTACACGACCACCAATCACATCACTTGGGGCAAGTGATCGTTTATTTAAGGTTAAAAGGAATCAAACCACCTCCCTACATAGGTTGGTAA
- a CDS encoding nuclear transport factor 2 family protein, which produces MKYFIAPIFGMTLTFCACNQDRIPAEDTVNTHSALINEYFDNFNQHDWKSMAAMYSDTAAFKDPSLGQGLVYQTHEQIIHKYTALQQGIPDVNDTIINMYPSGDDYMIVEFISRGTLPDSTTFTLPICSIFKIENGKITNDFTYYNNSGEK; this is translated from the coding sequence ATGAAATACTTCATTGCCCCTATATTCGGGATGACGCTTACGTTTTGTGCATGTAATCAAGATCGTATCCCGGCAGAAGATACCGTGAACACGCATTCTGCATTGATCAATGAATATTTCGATAACTTCAACCAACATGATTGGAAAAGTATGGCAGCTATGTACAGTGACACCGCGGCTTTCAAGGACCCATCATTGGGCCAGGGATTAGTGTATCAAACACATGAACAAATTATACACAAATACACGGCGTTACAACAAGGCATACCCGATGTAAATGATACTATCATCAATATGTATCCATCGGGCGATGATTATATGATCGTAGAATTTATCTCCCGTGGCACATTACCTGACAGTACCACGTTTACACTGCCTATCTGCTCAATATTTAAGATAGAGAACGGGAAGATCACCAATGACTTTACCTATTACAATAATTCCGGCGAAAAATAA
- a CDS encoding DUF1269 domain-containing protein, giving the protein MENVIVASYAKKESAHDAWQHLKDLQEIHDIIIYRKVLLKVLDGQEIKVLTDTDDPEEGWRTITGTAIGGLVGLLGGPIGVVIGATFGMLVGAYGEVQAFDISEEFVSELKKRANPGSYIIILDADEEEPVFLDSYLEKGAQNVVRMPVDKVYDEYIAKSEEEERNLVEQAEKEFKQALRRDDSEVDDQNRVSLKTQASPELQEKMEYLEGLRKDTRYKLSQVENKIAKTPGNALEKWHRQKERFLPGSNSK; this is encoded by the coding sequence ATGGAAAATGTAATAGTAGCCTCCTACGCCAAGAAGGAATCTGCCCACGACGCCTGGCAACATTTAAAAGATTTACAGGAAATTCATGATATCATCATCTACAGGAAAGTATTGTTAAAAGTTCTTGACGGCCAGGAAATAAAAGTATTAACGGATACCGATGATCCGGAGGAAGGATGGCGTACGATTACCGGTACTGCCATAGGTGGTTTAGTTGGATTATTAGGAGGCCCGATTGGCGTTGTTATCGGCGCTACCTTCGGCATGCTTGTTGGAGCCTACGGAGAGGTACAGGCTTTCGATATTTCAGAGGAATTTGTTTCTGAATTAAAAAAAAGAGCGAACCCGGGGAGCTACATCATTATCTTGGACGCCGATGAAGAGGAGCCCGTTTTCCTGGATAGCTATTTGGAGAAAGGGGCACAAAATGTAGTGCGGATGCCGGTAGACAAAGTTTATGACGAGTATATAGCCAAATCGGAAGAAGAGGAAAGAAACCTAGTGGAACAAGCAGAAAAGGAATTCAAACAAGCATTAAGAAGGGATGACAGCGAGGTGGATGATCAAAACCGGGTGAGCTTGAAAACACAGGCGAGCCCCGAATTACAGGAAAAGATGGAATACCTCGAAGGCTTGAGAAAGGACACCCGTTACAAATTATCCCAGGTAGAGAATAAAATTGCAAAAACACCCGGCAACGCGCTGGAAAAATGGCA